A single genomic interval of Croceibacter atlanticus HTCC2559 harbors:
- a CDS encoding VOC family protein: protein MKANKNYPKSFSHIGITVPDIQKAVSFYSEVMGWYVIMEPSKVKKETDTAIGQMCIDVFGNDWEEFEIAHLATSDGIGVELFSFPQGVKEAPEFNPFNTGLFHFCVQDPNIEDLIEKIKAYGGKQRMPIREYYPKEKPFKMCYVEDPFGIVFEIYTHSYELTYSSGAYTG, encoded by the coding sequence ATGAAAGCTAATAAGAATTATCCTAAGTCTTTTTCACACATAGGTATTACCGTTCCAGATATACAGAAAGCAGTATCATTTTACTCAGAAGTTATGGGCTGGTATGTTATTATGGAACCTTCAAAAGTTAAAAAGGAAACAGATACAGCAATAGGCCAAATGTGTATCGATGTATTTGGTAATGATTGGGAAGAGTTTGAAATTGCTCACTTGGCAACTTCAGATGGTATTGGTGTAGAGCTTTTCTCTTTTCCGCAAGGTGTAAAGGAAGCTCCAGAATTTAATCCTTTTAATACTGGTTTATTTCACTTTTGTGTTCAAGATCCAAATATTGAAGACCTTATTGAAAAAATTAAAGCTTATGGTGGTAAACAGCGTATGCCAATTAGAGAGTATTATCCTAAAGAAAAACCTTTTAAAATGTGTTATGTAGAAGATCCTTTTGGGATTGTTTTCGAAATCTATACACACAGTTATGAGTTAACTTACTCTTCTGGTGCTTACACAGGTTAA
- a CDS encoding winged helix-turn-helix transcriptional regulator: MKTTISCPLHYTMSLIGTKWKPLVLFHLLDGPLRSGVLQKKVPEISNKMFTQTVRELEKDGLVARKVYPVVPPKVEYKLTSRGLSLKDILKGLDQWGENDLKQ, from the coding sequence ATGAAAACAACTATTTCTTGTCCGTTACATTATACAATGTCATTAATTGGAACAAAATGGAAACCTTTAGTGTTATTTCATTTGTTAGATGGTCCTTTACGATCTGGTGTGCTTCAGAAGAAAGTACCAGAGATATCAAACAAAATGTTTACACAAACTGTTAGAGAATTAGAAAAAGATGGCTTGGTTGCTAGAAAAGTTTATCCAGTTGTACCTCCTAAAGTAGAGTATAAATTAACCTCTCGAGGTTTAAGCTTAAAAGATATTCTTAAAGGTTTGGACCAATGGGGTGAGAATGATTTAAAGCAATAA
- a CDS encoding serine hydrolase, with protein sequence MNTFLRYIAVIGVCLIAFAFTTTKSYPIDGYATTGIKRLLQLERIQKDSTKEFRRIRKGALLPLNCIKLNLTGKQNSTLNELLVEDPEFSKKLKAILPSTRGYSVTVMDMTNPDNLKYAGYNERAGYQPGSVGKIMVANALFSQLKKICPESWDARTEILKNKVIRAGDWALYDHHTVPIYDVEDDKLIKRTVRADDTFTLYEWVDHMMSVSNNGAASVVWREAVLMEAFGYDYVSLTEEQANAYWKDTDRRELTQLSNDVVNKPIRFLGITEDEWRLGSFFTSGANKHVGDIGGSIGTPLGLMKYLVQLEQGKVIDPESSLEIKRLLYMTDRRIRYAYSPTLNDAAVFFKSGSLYSCDRSNGQSCAKYAGNVYNYMNSVAIVEHPDGKKYLVCLMTNVLRKNSAYDHQALAGRIDNLVTERNAPVEVLEETKDES encoded by the coding sequence ATGAATACATTTTTAAGATACATAGCGGTTATAGGAGTTTGCCTTATCGCATTTGCATTTACAACCACTAAGTCTTATCCTATAGATGGTTATGCAACAACAGGTATAAAGCGCCTATTACAATTAGAACGTATACAAAAAGACAGTACTAAAGAATTTAGAAGAATTAGAAAAGGAGCCCTACTTCCTTTAAACTGCATAAAACTTAATCTTACAGGAAAACAGAACAGTACTCTGAATGAACTTTTAGTAGAAGACCCAGAGTTTTCTAAAAAGCTTAAAGCAATCTTACCAAGTACTAGAGGTTATTCTGTAACTGTAATGGATATGACAAATCCAGACAATTTAAAATATGCAGGTTATAATGAACGCGCAGGTTACCAACCAGGTAGCGTAGGAAAGATAATGGTAGCTAATGCTTTATTTTCACAATTAAAGAAAATTTGTCCTGAATCTTGGGATGCTCGAACAGAGATTTTAAAAAATAAGGTTATAAGAGCTGGAGATTGGGCATTATACGATCACCATACAGTGCCAATTTACGATGTAGAAGATGATAAACTTATAAAACGTACAGTAAGAGCAGATGATACGTTTACACTTTATGAATGGGTAGACCATATGATGAGTGTAAGTAACAACGGTGCTGCAAGTGTGGTTTGGCGAGAAGCTGTATTAATGGAAGCCTTTGGTTACGATTATGTTAGCCTTACAGAAGAACAAGCCAATGCGTATTGGAAAGATACAGACCGTAGAGAGTTAACTCAACTCTCTAATGATGTTGTAAACAAACCAATTCGGTTTTTAGGTATTACTGAAGATGAGTGGCGTTTGGGTAGTTTCTTTACAAGCGGAGCAAACAAACATGTAGGTGATATTGGTGGAAGTATTGGTACACCGCTCGGTCTAATGAAATATTTAGTACAGTTAGAACAAGGTAAAGTTATAGATCCTGAAAGCAGTTTAGAGATTAAACGTTTGTTGTATATGACGGACCGTAGAATTAGATACGCCTACTCTCCTACTTTAAATGATGCTGCAGTTTTCTTTAAATCTGGTAGTTTATACAGTTGTGATCGTAGTAATGGCCAATCTTGCGCAAAATATGCAGGAAACGTTTACAATTATATGAACAGCGTTGCTATAGTAGAGCATCCTGATGGAAAAAAATATTTAGTATGTCTTATGACAAACGTATTAAGAAAAAACTCTGCGTATGATCACCAAGCGCTTGCTGGTAGGATAGATAATTTAGTAACAGAACGAAATGCACCTGTCGAAGTTTTAGAAGAAACAAAAGACGAGAGCTAA
- a CDS encoding PEP/pyruvate-binding domain-containing protein: MNRKITFLVLFTICTFSFLQAQQLSNQDISKRIEEYKSLDRGPYKKIEWFCEDGTRRDSKDPCPDKIGGGIQHASYKDNLIEIQKKNHLFFSDILAYTEQGEFWDSRNNNSHIKQYQLNKYLQRIDDGWVNRRAQYYRGSVQSEDEEEWGIDFYNWLLWSDARIDANYFLIRESVKDIPHKSETQEGAIIRTLSKTIGDNYSRFMDIRTKIHNQPEKANIQLVEEFQEKNAEKLPEKIKKQTDSLIKVMTAYYQPIDINEFKANARVLPNGSYLRTKIEKFTEIHKDTIITSEFIEDASNLMCDIRTELTSIRSTSDRLAALDISTDLENLIFKTAPDWTPTTVAELLDKIYALSQASASAGFVEWWEWNEVDHLLQNSKNKALTLDELNQKLDVARSQVEWSAGMVNAIYGDDVETYAGFEPKANSFIDDRIRSSLALQLGNSVGELGNFIAEEANLSNKVEGVSNQSSIRGLNPGYALGELVVVKNAVDHYDVSPNKIYIFQRPPSDLKPVAGIATVTEGNLVSHVQLLARNLGIPNAVISNETIDDISKYHGEQMFYAVSNKGTVILKPADDMSNDEEELFEVKERDQEKIAVPTQKIDLSRTTPMDLSELNAASSGKYCGPKAANLGQLKQMFPDKVVNGSVIPFGIFKEHMNQDMPLQEGSYWDYLTETFAQASKMRTEDFSEEQVQLCTLDRMLQLREAIAKMPLKQSFLNDLEQSFQKNFNTSIGGTPVFLRSDTNMEDLDSFTGAGLNLTVFNVRDREKILKGIKDVWASPYTERSFKWRQQYLNNPENVYPSILIIPSVDVEYSGVLITKGISNNNEDDLTVAFSRGAGGAVDGQSAEAWLIDTFQSARLLSPAREPYYNRLPANGGLERNIATFEAPILSEKNIGDIRDLAKDIRVTLPKTTTADNTGPYDVELGFLNNKLWLFQIRPFVENDNAKSSEYLKSISPEVDGSKTISLNTTL, translated from the coding sequence TTGAATCGAAAAATTACATTTCTAGTACTGTTTACAATATGTACTTTTAGCTTTTTACAAGCACAACAATTATCTAACCAAGACATATCTAAACGAATTGAAGAGTACAAATCTTTAGATCGTGGTCCTTATAAAAAAATTGAATGGTTTTGCGAAGATGGTACTCGTAGAGACTCTAAAGACCCTTGTCCAGATAAAATTGGTGGTGGTATACAACACGCTAGTTACAAGGATAATTTAATTGAAATTCAGAAGAAAAACCATTTATTTTTCTCAGATATCTTAGCTTACACAGAGCAAGGAGAGTTTTGGGATAGCAGAAATAACAATTCTCACATTAAACAATATCAACTTAATAAATACCTACAACGTATAGATGATGGTTGGGTAAACAGACGCGCACAATATTACAGAGGTTCTGTTCAATCTGAAGATGAAGAAGAATGGGGTATAGATTTTTATAACTGGTTATTATGGAGTGATGCTCGTATAGATGCAAATTACTTTTTAATTAGAGAATCTGTAAAAGACATTCCTCACAAATCTGAAACACAAGAAGGTGCAATTATCAGAACACTATCTAAAACTATAGGCGATAATTACTCTAGGTTTATGGATATTAGGACTAAAATTCATAACCAACCAGAAAAGGCCAATATTCAATTAGTTGAAGAGTTTCAAGAGAAAAATGCTGAAAAGCTTCCTGAGAAAATAAAAAAACAAACCGATTCACTTATAAAAGTGATGACTGCGTATTACCAACCTATTGATATTAATGAATTTAAAGCTAATGCAAGGGTGCTACCAAACGGTTCATACTTAAGGACTAAAATTGAAAAATTTACTGAAATTCATAAAGACACTATTATAACTTCTGAGTTTATTGAAGATGCATCAAACCTAATGTGTGATATAAGAACAGAATTAACAAGTATTAGAAGCACATCAGACAGGCTTGCAGCTTTAGATATTTCCACAGATTTAGAAAACCTTATTTTTAAAACAGCTCCAGATTGGACACCTACAACTGTCGCAGAGCTTTTAGATAAGATTTACGCACTTAGTCAAGCTTCAGCTAGTGCAGGATTTGTAGAATGGTGGGAATGGAATGAGGTAGACCATTTACTTCAAAATTCAAAAAACAAAGCGCTTACATTAGATGAGCTTAACCAAAAATTAGATGTTGCAAGAAGTCAAGTTGAATGGAGTGCAGGAATGGTAAATGCCATTTATGGTGACGATGTTGAAACTTATGCCGGTTTTGAGCCTAAAGCAAATTCTTTTATAGACGATCGCATAAGATCTTCATTAGCATTACAATTAGGTAATAGTGTTGGAGAACTTGGTAACTTTATTGCAGAAGAAGCTAATCTCTCTAATAAAGTAGAAGGTGTAAGCAACCAAAGCAGTATAAGAGGTCTAAATCCTGGGTATGCACTTGGTGAACTTGTAGTTGTAAAAAATGCAGTAGACCATTACGATGTATCTCCTAATAAGATATATATTTTTCAAAGACCACCTTCAGATCTTAAACCAGTTGCTGGTATTGCTACAGTTACAGAAGGTAACTTGGTATCTCACGTGCAGTTGTTAGCTCGAAATTTAGGAATTCCAAATGCTGTTATTTCTAATGAAACTATAGATGATATAAGTAAGTATCATGGCGAACAGATGTTTTATGCTGTTTCTAATAAAGGAACCGTTATCTTGAAGCCAGCAGATGATATGAGTAATGATGAAGAAGAGCTTTTTGAAGTAAAAGAACGAGATCAGGAAAAAATTGCAGTACCAACTCAAAAAATAGATTTAAGTAGAACAACTCCTATGGATCTTAGTGAGTTAAATGCTGCAAGTTCTGGTAAATATTGTGGTCCTAAAGCAGCCAATTTAGGACAATTAAAACAAATGTTTCCAGATAAAGTGGTTAATGGTTCTGTTATCCCTTTTGGGATATTTAAGGAGCATATGAACCAAGATATGCCATTACAAGAAGGCAGTTATTGGGATTATCTTACAGAGACTTTTGCTCAAGCTTCTAAAATGAGAACAGAAGATTTTTCTGAAGAGCAAGTACAATTATGTACTTTGGACAGAATGCTTCAACTTAGGGAAGCTATCGCAAAAATGCCATTAAAGCAAAGCTTCTTAAATGATTTAGAGCAGAGTTTTCAAAAGAACTTTAATACTTCAATTGGCGGTACACCTGTATTTTTAAGAAGTGATACCAATATGGAAGATTTAGATAGCTTTACAGGAGCAGGTTTAAATCTTACTGTTTTCAATGTAAGAGATAGAGAAAAGATTTTAAAAGGAATTAAAGATGTTTGGGCTTCTCCATATACAGAACGTAGTTTTAAATGGCGGCAACAATATTTAAATAATCCTGAAAATGTATATCCTTCTATTTTGATCATTCCTTCTGTAGATGTTGAGTATTCTGGTGTATTAATTACAAAAGGCATAAGCAACAATAATGAAGACGATTTAACAGTAGCTTTCTCAAGAGGTGCTGGTGGCGCAGTAGATGGTCAATCTGCAGAGGCTTGGTTAATTGATACCTTTCAATCTGCACGTTTACTTTCTCCTGCTAGAGAACCCTATTACAACAGGCTACCTGCAAATGGTGGGTTAGAACGAAACATTGCAACGTTTGAAGCTCCTATACTCTCAGAAAAAAATATTGGAGATATAAGAGATTTGGCCAAAGATATAAGAGTAACCTTACCTAAAACTACTACGGCAGATAATACTGGACCTTATGATGTAGAGCTTGGCTTTTTAAATAATAAACTCTGGTTATTTCAAATTAGGCCTTTTGTAGAAAATGACAATGCCAAAAGTTCTGAATACTTAAAATCCATTAGCCCAGAAGTTGATGGTTCAAAAACTATTTCTTTAAACACAACATTATAA
- a CDS encoding SDR family oxidoreductase, which produces MEKVLIVGANGTTGKQIVMKLKDSSNFEPVAMVRKEDQKAQFETENIQTILGDLEKDLTHVVKDVNRVVFAAGSGGGTSDEKTIVIDQESAKRLIDVSKLSGIKKFVMLSSIGAGHPEDSDSLQVYLKAKHLADEHLKASGLTYTIVRPGTLKNDDAVGKIETKDQFEKGGKISRADVAETLATVVSDDYAQNAIFEMIEGETPIKDALKAL; this is translated from the coding sequence ATGGAAAAAGTACTTATAGTAGGCGCAAACGGAACAACAGGAAAGCAAATTGTGATGAAACTTAAAGATTCATCTAATTTTGAACCCGTAGCAATGGTTAGAAAAGAAGACCAGAAAGCTCAATTTGAAACCGAAAACATACAAACAATATTAGGAGACCTTGAAAAAGATTTAACTCATGTAGTTAAAGATGTAAATCGCGTTGTATTTGCAGCTGGTTCTGGTGGTGGTACATCAGACGAGAAGACAATAGTTATAGACCAAGAAAGTGCTAAACGTTTAATAGATGTTTCTAAGCTTAGCGGCATCAAAAAATTTGTAATGTTAAGCTCAATAGGAGCAGGACATCCGGAAGACAGTGACTCATTACAAGTGTATTTAAAAGCAAAACATTTAGCAGATGAACATTTAAAAGCAAGTGGTTTAACTTACACTATTGTAAGACCAGGTACTTTAAAGAATGATGATGCTGTTGGCAAGATTGAAACTAAAGATCAATTTGAAAAAGGCGGAAAAATTAGTCGAGCAGATGTAGCTGAAACTTTAGCTACAGTAGTTTCAGATGATTATGCTCAAAATGCAATTTTTGAAATGATTGAAGGTGAAACTCCTATTAAAGATGCACTAAAGGCACTTTAA
- a CDS encoding alpha/beta fold hydrolase: MKYLIYTLLLFSTVLTAQQDSIKALDINLSNYSYPYEVSTLTIQAQNQNLSFAYMDVKPDNYNGKNVMLLHGKNFNGAYWETTINALAKKGYRVIVPDQIGFGKSTKPEHFHYTFQQLALNTKNLLDTLNINKTVVLGHSMGGMLATRFALMYPETTQQLVLLNPIGLEDWKLKVPYKPIEWWYANELKKDYESIKAYQKKNYYDNTWKPEYDAWVNLLAGWTLSEDYERISWNAALTYDMIFTQPVVYEFKQIESPTLLIIGTRDRTALGKPLVSEDVRATMGLYDQLGKETRDKIPNATLVELEDLGHLPHIEDFERFITPLLNYLERQ; this comes from the coding sequence ATGAAATATCTTATATACACGCTTTTATTATTTTCTACAGTACTTACTGCACAACAGGACTCCATTAAAGCCTTAGATATTAATTTGAGTAACTATTCATATCCTTACGAGGTTTCTACCCTTACTATTCAAGCTCAAAACCAAAACCTTTCTTTTGCCTATATGGATGTTAAGCCCGATAACTATAATGGTAAAAATGTTATGCTCTTGCACGGTAAAAATTTTAATGGAGCATATTGGGAAACAACTATTAATGCTTTAGCAAAAAAGGGATATCGTGTTATTGTACCAGACCAAATAGGGTTTGGAAAGTCTACAAAACCTGAACATTTTCATTATACATTTCAGCAATTGGCTTTAAACACCAAGAACTTGTTAGATACTTTAAACATTAACAAAACTGTAGTTTTAGGACACTCTATGGGAGGAATGCTGGCTACTCGTTTTGCTTTAATGTATCCTGAAACTACACAACAATTGGTATTGCTTAACCCTATTGGTTTAGAGGACTGGAAGCTTAAAGTGCCTTATAAACCTATAGAATGGTGGTATGCAAATGAGTTAAAGAAGGATTATGAATCAATTAAAGCATACCAGAAAAAAAATTATTACGACAACACTTGGAAACCTGAGTATGATGCTTGGGTAAACCTTTTAGCAGGTTGGACATTAAGTGAAGATTATGAAAGAATATCTTGGAATGCTGCACTTACCTATGATATGATTTTTACACAACCAGTAGTATATGAATTTAAACAAATTGAAAGTCCTACTTTATTAATCATAGGCACAAGAGATCGTACTGCGTTAGGAAAACCATTAGTGTCTGAAGACGTAAGAGCAACAATGGGATTATACGACCAACTAGGTAAAGAGACTCGAGATAAAATACCAAATGCTACTTTGGTAGAGTTGGAAGATTTAGGCCACTTACCTCATATAGAAGATTTTGAAAGGTTTATAACACCTTTATTAAACTATTTAGAGCGCCAGTAA
- a CDS encoding DEAD/DEAH box helicase: protein MKTFSDLGISPKLVKGLTELGIINPTEIQEQAIPVLLEKPTDFVGQAQTGTGKTAAYGLPMLELINASKNHVQALVLCPTRELAMQVSKQLFKFTKYSDKIFSETVYGGAQIDKQIKALQRPTHIIVATPGRLVDLMKKKVVDLTNVKTVVLDEADEMLSMGFKKDLDTILSALPATKNRWLFSATLPEGIRQIINSHLSSNAIKIKVSGKNVVNKKIEHKYILVEDADKLTTLLQYLKFKGKERGIVFCKTKNTTKTLAKQLIAKNISADAIHGDLLQKERDKVMRAFKNESLRILVATDLTARGIDVEDLAFVVHYELPSQDEFYTHRSGRTARAGKEGMSLAIVNSKELKQLRFFEKTLGISFSQIRQK from the coding sequence TTGAAGACATTTTCAGACTTAGGCATTTCTCCTAAACTCGTTAAAGGACTTACTGAACTTGGGATTATAAATCCAACCGAAATACAAGAACAGGCTATTCCAGTACTATTGGAAAAGCCTACAGATTTTGTAGGCCAAGCACAAACAGGTACAGGTAAAACTGCAGCTTATGGTTTACCAATGTTAGAGCTTATTAATGCTTCTAAAAATCATGTACAGGCTTTAGTACTTTGTCCTACAAGAGAGTTAGCTATGCAAGTTTCTAAGCAACTATTTAAGTTTACAAAATACTCAGATAAAATATTCTCTGAAACAGTTTATGGTGGTGCTCAAATAGATAAACAAATTAAAGCCTTACAAAGGCCAACACATATTATCGTGGCAACGCCAGGCCGTTTGGTAGATTTAATGAAGAAAAAAGTAGTAGACCTTACTAACGTAAAAACTGTGGTTTTAGATGAAGCAGATGAAATGTTGAGTATGGGTTTTAAAAAAGATTTGGATACCATTTTAAGTGCTTTACCAGCTACAAAAAACAGATGGTTATTTTCTGCAACATTACCAGAAGGCATCAGGCAGATTATAAACTCTCATTTATCTAGTAATGCCATCAAAATTAAGGTTAGCGGAAAAAATGTAGTAAATAAGAAAATTGAGCATAAGTATATTCTTGTTGAAGATGCAGATAAGCTAACCACATTATTACAATATTTAAAATTTAAAGGTAAAGAACGTGGTATCGTTTTTTGTAAAACTAAAAACACTACCAAGACTTTAGCAAAACAATTAATAGCTAAGAACATCTCTGCAGATGCTATTCATGGTGATTTGCTTCAAAAGGAAAGAGATAAAGTTATGCGTGCTTTTAAAAATGAAAGCTTACGTATTTTAGTAGCAACAGATTTAACTGCAAGAGGTATAGATGTAGAAGATTTAGCCTTTGTTGTTCACTATGAATTGCCTAGCCAAGATGAATTTTATACTCACAGAAGTGGTCGTACAGCTCGTGCTGGTAAAGAAGGAATGTCTTTAGCTATAGTAAACTCAAAAGAATTAAAGCAGCTTAGATTTTTTGAAAAGACTTTAGGTATTAGTTTTTCACAGATACGACAGAAGTAA
- a CDS encoding YkgJ family cysteine cluster protein has protein sequence MKDFIDQLPNLAKDKQQENKKFFSKLKKKTPKHLDSLMVELHEEEFSRTDCLDCANCCKTTGPLFTNKDIERISKKFKQKPQQFIDQYLRIDEDNDYVLQSVPCTFLDAENHCLIYDVRPKACAEFPHTDRKKFQQISNLTIKNVGICPAAYNIVEEMKKRIK, from the coding sequence ATGAAAGATTTTATAGACCAGCTTCCAAATTTGGCCAAAGATAAGCAACAAGAAAATAAGAAATTCTTTTCTAAGCTTAAGAAAAAAACGCCTAAGCACTTGGATAGTTTAATGGTAGAGTTACACGAAGAAGAGTTTTCAAGAACAGACTGTTTAGATTGTGCAAATTGCTGTAAGACAACTGGTCCCCTATTTACAAATAAAGATATTGAACGCATTTCTAAAAAATTTAAGCAGAAACCGCAGCAATTTATTGACCAGTATTTAAGAATAGATGAAGATAATGATTACGTGCTACAATCTGTACCATGTACATTTTTAGACGCAGAAAACCATTGTTTAATTTACGATGTAAGGCCAAAAGCTTGTGCAGAGTTTCCTCATACAGACCGAAAAAAGTTTCAACAAATATCTAATCTTACTATAAAGAATGTAGGCATTTGTCCTGCAGCTTACAATATAGTTGAAGAGATGAAAAAAAGAATTAAATAA
- a CDS encoding class I SAM-dependent methyltransferase — protein sequence MKDVFGKAITDYFNGINDADISVHSKDFEDDTIPVHYLFRDFSEMPKIEQLALQNTKGSVLDVGCGAGSHALYLQEQGHDVLAIDTSEGAITTCKRRGVVQARQLPFLEVEGTFDTIILLMNGTGIIGSLQEIPAFFDKLKSLLSKNGQVLIDSSDLIYLFDEDDLVQGYYGQMEYKLSYKSIETDWFNWLFLDKDNLNEEAKLHGFNCDIIYEGEHYDYLAKLTVQ from the coding sequence ATGAAAGATGTTTTTGGTAAGGCAATTACAGATTATTTTAATGGTATAAACGATGCAGATATCTCTGTACACTCTAAAGATTTTGAAGATGACACAATTCCTGTTCATTATCTTTTTAGAGATTTTAGTGAGATGCCAAAGATTGAACAACTTGCATTACAAAATACTAAAGGCTCTGTATTAGATGTTGGTTGTGGTGCTGGCAGTCATGCTTTATACCTACAAGAGCAAGGTCATGATGTTTTAGCAATTGATACCTCAGAAGGTGCAATAACCACTTGTAAAAGGCGTGGTGTTGTTCAAGCTCGTCAACTCCCATTTTTAGAAGTAGAAGGTACTTTTGATACCATTATTCTATTAATGAATGGTACAGGAATTATTGGGTCGTTACAAGAGATACCTGCGTTTTTTGATAAATTAAAATCTCTCCTTTCCAAAAACGGACAAGTTTTGATAGACTCTTCAGACTTGATTTACCTGTTTGATGAAGATGATTTAGTACAAGGTTATTACGGTCAAATGGAATATAAATTGTCCTATAAATCTATAGAGACAGACTGGTTTAATTGGCTGTTTTTAGATAAAGATAATTTAAATGAGGAAGCTAAATTACACGGTTTTAATTGCGATATAATTTATGAAGGTGAGCATTATGACTATTTAGCAAAGCTTACTGTCCAGTAG
- a CDS encoding DUF2059 domain-containing protein produces MRLFGIAITIILTFNTITYGQSNSYNEDIVSYLEVNGTETQYAQAVEQLFVMLSKQYAGNNISNDVWRQLETKYKTKALKSIKLLLVTPYRTTFSHDNIKRMLAFYNTEAGKQMMIDPTKLTKAQKSVAGDFYASDAGAKLLENKTSLEQRVAEVSEIWSRDLYRMVTEDLQQMGYTTGQ; encoded by the coding sequence ATGAGATTATTTGGTATAGCAATTACAATTATTTTAACGTTTAATACAATTACCTACGGGCAAAGCAATTCTTATAATGAAGATATTGTAAGTTATTTAGAAGTGAATGGAACTGAGACGCAATATGCACAAGCAGTAGAGCAATTATTTGTAATGCTTTCAAAACAATATGCAGGAAACAATATATCTAATGATGTCTGGAGACAATTAGAAACTAAATATAAAACCAAAGCCCTTAAAAGTATTAAGCTATTACTTGTTACACCTTATAGAACTACGTTTTCCCACGATAATATTAAACGTATGTTAGCATTTTACAATACAGAGGCTGGCAAACAAATGATGATAGATCCTACAAAACTTACAAAAGCTCAAAAAAGTGTAGCTGGAGATTTTTATGCATCAGATGCTGGAGCTAAACTTTTAGAAAATAAGACTAGCCTAGAACAACGCGTAGCAGAGGTTTCTGAAATTTGGAGCAGAGATTTATATAGAATGGTAACAGAAGATTTACAACAAATGGGCTATACTACTGGACAGTAA